One part of the Thermanaeromonas sp. C210 genome encodes these proteins:
- a CDS encoding ANTAR domain-containing response regulator, which yields MRQPRIFLASADQTSLQSLRQVLQREGYLVAGTAQDGSQALRLIHTLHPDLVILDSELIGTGALEVARFINEKQVAPIIMLASSWHRNIISKARDFPVFAYLIKPVQENALLPAVEAALANYEKLARLEEEVNKLKETLAARKLIERAKGILMETLGITEAEAYRRIQRQSMDRCVPMKTIAEAIIVAHDLQKEEQHKK from the coding sequence GTGCGTCAGCCCAGGATTTTTCTGGCATCGGCCGACCAGACATCCCTTCAGTCTTTGAGGCAGGTGTTGCAGCGGGAAGGGTATCTGGTAGCGGGAACGGCCCAGGACGGTTCCCAAGCCCTGAGGTTAATTCATACCTTGCACCCCGATCTGGTCATTCTCGATAGTGAACTAATAGGAACCGGTGCTTTGGAGGTTGCGAGGTTCATCAATGAAAAACAAGTAGCGCCCATTATTATGCTGGCTTCCTCCTGGCACCGCAATATCATCAGTAAAGCGCGGGATTTTCCGGTGTTTGCCTACTTGATCAAACCAGTGCAGGAAAACGCCCTTTTACCGGCTGTAGAAGCGGCCCTGGCTAACTATGAAAAGCTGGCCCGTTTAGAAGAAGAAGTAAACAAATTAAAAGAAACTCTGGCTGCCCGCAAGCTTATTGAGCGGGCGAAAGGAATCCTTATGGAGACTTTAGGTATAACAGAAGCAGAGGCTTATCGCCGCATCCAGCGGCAAAGTATGGATAGGTGTGTTCCCATGAAAACTATCGCCGAGGCTATAATTGTGGCTCACGACCTGCAAAAAGAGGAACAGCATAAAAAATAA
- the tnpA gene encoding IS66 family insertion sequence element accessory protein TnpA, with translation MTRAELQQLWEARIAEYRESGQSVKEWCASHEGISPRQLWYWLRKFKNQTTAPPESSNRWLPIEISEQGSPEQSLLVKIGLASIEVRPGFDPALLIQVVRVLVGLC, from the coding sequence ATGACCAGAGCCGAATTACAGCAACTGTGGGAAGCTCGTATAGCCGAATACAGGGAAAGCGGGCAAAGCGTTAAAGAATGGTGCGCCTCCCATGAGGGCATTAGCCCCAGGCAGTTATGGTACTGGCTGCGGAAGTTTAAGAACCAGACCACAGCTCCCCCGGAGAGTTCCAACCGGTGGCTGCCAATAGAAATAAGCGAGCAAGGTTCCCCAGAACAGTCCCTACTGGTCAAAATAGGACTGGCCAGCATCGAGGTAAGACCCGGCTTTGACCCGGCCTTGCTCATCCAGGTAGTACGGGTGCTGGTAGGCTTATGCTAA